One genomic segment of Amycolatopsis sp. WQ 127309 includes these proteins:
- a CDS encoding GyrI-like domain-containing protein: protein MPSVVDLPAQRYVAERATLAVAEFPRIADRLPPLIGTLAGQGIALAGAPFFRYRVIHPGMRFTVEAGVPIAGTFAPTEPAFTDELPAGKYVLDTYVGAPDGLAAATTSVLAWGAEQGVAWDRTDGPDGEESGCRLEVLRTNPLEVPDPANWVTDLLFRLAD from the coding sequence ATGCCGTCCGTTGTGGACCTGCCCGCCCAGCGCTACGTTGCCGAGCGCGCCACCCTCGCCGTCGCGGAGTTCCCGCGGATCGCCGACCGGCTGCCGCCGTTGATCGGCACGCTGGCCGGGCAGGGGATCGCCCTGGCCGGCGCGCCGTTCTTCCGCTACCGCGTCATCCACCCCGGGATGCGGTTCACCGTCGAGGCCGGCGTCCCGATCGCAGGCACCTTCGCCCCGACGGAACCGGCGTTCACCGACGAGCTGCCGGCCGGGAAGTACGTCCTCGACACCTACGTCGGCGCGCCCGACGGCCTGGCGGCCGCCACCACGTCGGTACTGGCCTGGGGCGCGGAGCAGGGCGTCGCGTGGGACCGCACCGACGGACCCGACGGCGAGGAATCGGGCTGCCGCCTGGAAGTCCTGCGCACCAACCCGCTGGAGGTACCCGACCCGGCGAACTGGGTCACCGACCTGCTCTTCCGCCTCGCCGACTGA
- a CDS encoding YciI family protein: protein MTKYLLLKHYRGAPAAVNDVPMDQWTPAELTAHVQYMQDFADRLESTGEFVEHRPLSPDGTFVRSDGEGRPPVTDGPFAETKDLIAGWTIIDVDSYERALELAGELSAAPGAGGTPIQEWLEVRPFLTAPPTITE, encoded by the coding sequence ATGACCAAGTACCTGCTGCTCAAGCACTACCGGGGCGCCCCGGCCGCGGTCAACGACGTCCCGATGGACCAGTGGACGCCGGCGGAGCTCACGGCCCACGTCCAGTACATGCAGGACTTCGCCGACCGGCTCGAGAGCACCGGCGAGTTCGTCGAACACCGGCCGCTCTCCCCCGACGGCACGTTCGTCCGGTCCGACGGCGAGGGACGGCCGCCAGTCACCGACGGGCCGTTCGCGGAGACCAAGGACCTCATCGCCGGCTGGACGATCATCGACGTCGACAGCTACGAGCGCGCGCTCGAGCTCGCCGGCGAACTGTCCGCCGCACCGGGTGCCGGCGGGACGCCGATCCAGGAGTGGCTCGAGGTGCGCCCGTTCCTGACCGCGCCCCCGACGATCACGGAGTGA
- a CDS encoding RNA polymerase sigma factor, with the protein MDEALLRTLTPTVLGILVRRGADFAAAEDAVQDALIEALRTWPAEVPRDPQGWLITVAWRKFLDATRAETSRRQREDRVDDEPAPEPGAAVDDTLQLYFLCAHPSLTPASAVALTLRAVGGLTTRQIAQAYLVPEATMAQRISRAKKTVSGVRLTRTGDLTTVLRVLYLVFNEGYGGSVDLAAEAIRLTRQLAVGTHDEEVAGLLALMLLHHARRPARTGPDGSLVPLAEQDRSRWNTRLITEGVDILQTALTGDRLGEFQAQAAIAALHADAQTAEETDWVQIVEWYDELVRLTGSPVARLNRAVAVGEADGAPAGLAALADLDPALPRYTAVSAYLHERDGDAAGAARLYAEAARAAASVPERDHLTRQAARLNARLRG; encoded by the coding sequence GTGGACGAAGCCCTGCTGCGGACCCTCACCCCCACCGTGCTCGGCATCCTCGTCCGGCGCGGCGCCGACTTCGCGGCGGCCGAAGACGCCGTGCAGGACGCCCTGATCGAGGCGCTGCGCACGTGGCCGGCCGAGGTGCCGCGCGACCCGCAGGGCTGGCTGATCACCGTGGCGTGGCGCAAGTTCCTCGACGCCACCCGCGCCGAGACGTCCCGGCGGCAGCGCGAGGACCGCGTCGACGACGAGCCCGCGCCCGAGCCGGGCGCGGCCGTGGACGACACGCTCCAGCTGTACTTCCTGTGCGCGCACCCGTCGCTGACCCCGGCGTCGGCCGTCGCGCTCACGCTGCGCGCGGTCGGCGGCCTGACCACGCGGCAGATCGCGCAGGCCTACCTGGTGCCGGAAGCGACCATGGCCCAGCGGATCAGCCGGGCCAAGAAGACCGTCTCGGGCGTCCGGCTCACGCGGACCGGCGACCTCACCACGGTGCTGCGCGTGCTCTACCTCGTCTTCAACGAGGGCTACGGCGGCAGTGTTGATTTGGCCGCCGAGGCGATCCGGCTCACCCGCCAGCTGGCGGTCGGGACCCACGACGAAGAGGTCGCGGGCCTGCTCGCCCTCATGCTGCTGCACCACGCCCGGCGGCCCGCGCGGACCGGGCCCGACGGCAGTCTCGTGCCGCTGGCCGAGCAGGACCGGAGCCGCTGGAACACCCGCCTGATCACCGAGGGCGTCGACATCCTCCAGACGGCGCTGACCGGCGACCGGCTGGGCGAGTTCCAGGCCCAGGCGGCCATCGCCGCGCTGCACGCCGACGCGCAGACGGCCGAGGAGACCGACTGGGTGCAGATCGTCGAGTGGTACGACGAGCTGGTGCGGCTCACCGGCAGCCCGGTGGCCCGGCTCAACCGGGCCGTCGCCGTCGGCGAGGCCGACGGCGCCCCCGCCGGCCTGGCCGCGTTGGCGGACCTCGATCCCGCGCTGCCGCGCTACACGGCCGTCTCGGCGTACCTCCACGAGCGCGACGGCGACGCGGCGGGCGCGGCCCGGCTCTACGCCGAGGCCGCGCGGGCGGCGGCCAGCGTGCCGGAGCGCGACCACCTCACTCGCCAGGCCGCCCGGCTCAATGCCCGGCTACGCGGCTGA
- a CDS encoding RNA polymerase sigma factor gives MDVETAVAEAFREEWGQVVATLIRITGDWDLAEECAQEAFALALRTWPRDGVPKRPGAWLTTTARHRATDRLRRETLGAAKLREAGRMHIPQDFDVSDDSDLPDDRLRLIFTCCHPALATEAKVALALRTLAGLSTAEIARAFLVPEATMSQRLVRVKRKIRHARIPYRVPPAHLLPERTAAVLGVLYLTFNEGYSATAGPDLLRPDLAAEAVRLGRVLARLMPDEPEVLGLLALMLLQHARRATRVGPDGELVPLEEQDRTRWDTALITEGTQLLETALRRRQPGPYQIQAAIAACHATAATPADTDWAQIAGLYRELRRFVPSAVVALNQAVAVGMADGPLAGLALLDELTEALEGYHLLPATRADFLRRLGRHDEAAHWYATARDLATTAAERSYLTRRISETVSVPAHPIRRVGEPRSEEPP, from the coding sequence GTGGACGTCGAGACTGCGGTCGCCGAGGCGTTCCGCGAGGAGTGGGGCCAGGTCGTGGCCACGCTCATCCGGATCACCGGCGACTGGGACCTCGCCGAAGAGTGCGCGCAAGAGGCCTTCGCACTCGCGCTGCGCACCTGGCCCCGCGACGGCGTCCCGAAGCGGCCCGGCGCCTGGCTCACCACCACCGCGCGCCACCGCGCCACCGACCGGCTCCGGCGCGAGACCCTCGGCGCCGCCAAGCTCCGGGAGGCCGGCCGCATGCACATCCCACAAGACTTCGACGTCTCCGACGACAGCGACCTGCCCGACGACCGGCTGCGGCTGATCTTCACCTGCTGCCACCCCGCGCTGGCCACCGAAGCCAAGGTCGCGCTCGCGCTGCGCACGCTCGCCGGGCTCAGCACCGCCGAGATCGCCCGCGCCTTCCTCGTCCCGGAAGCGACGATGTCGCAGCGGCTCGTGCGGGTGAAGCGCAAGATCCGCCACGCCCGCATCCCCTACCGCGTCCCGCCCGCGCACCTGCTGCCCGAACGCACCGCCGCCGTGCTCGGCGTGCTCTACCTGACGTTCAACGAGGGCTACTCCGCCACCGCCGGGCCCGACCTGCTCCGCCCGGACCTCGCCGCCGAAGCCGTCCGGCTCGGCCGCGTCCTGGCCCGGCTGATGCCCGACGAACCCGAAGTCCTGGGCCTGCTCGCGCTGATGCTGCTGCAGCACGCCCGCCGCGCCACCCGCGTCGGCCCCGACGGCGAACTCGTCCCGCTCGAAGAGCAGGACCGCACGCGCTGGGACACCGCGCTCATCACCGAAGGCACGCAGCTGCTGGAGACGGCGTTGCGCCGCCGGCAGCCCGGGCCGTACCAGATCCAGGCCGCCATCGCGGCCTGTCACGCCACCGCCGCCACACCCGCCGACACCGACTGGGCGCAGATCGCCGGCCTCTACCGGGAGCTGCGCAGGTTCGTCCCCAGCGCGGTCGTCGCACTCAACCAGGCCGTTGCCGTCGGCATGGCCGACGGCCCCCTCGCCGGGCTCGCCCTCCTCGACGAACTGACCGAGGCGCTCGAGGGCTACCACCTGCTGCCGGCCACCCGCGCCGACTTCCTCCGCAGGCTGGGCCGCCACGACGAGGCCGCACACTGGTACGCCACGGCCCGGGACCTGGCCACGACCGCTGCCGAGCGCAGCTACCTCACCCGAAGAATTTCCGAAACGGTGTCTGTTCCGGCCCATCCCATCCGTCGGGTAGGCGAACCCCGATCCGAGGAGCCGCCATGA
- a CDS encoding DUF1772 domain-containing protein, whose amino-acid sequence MSTVVLVAAVIAAGLLAGLFYAYSCSVLPGLARGDDKTFVEAMRGINVAIVNPVFMLTFLGAPLLAGVAIFLDPGPRPWVIAGFVFLVATLVITATLNIPLNNALENGGDDYAALRAQFETSWVRWNVLRTLASTAGFGCLVAALLTRRG is encoded by the coding sequence ATGTCGACGGTGGTTTTGGTGGCCGCGGTGATCGCGGCCGGGTTGCTCGCGGGACTGTTCTACGCCTACTCGTGCTCGGTGCTGCCGGGCCTGGCGCGCGGTGACGACAAGACGTTCGTGGAGGCGATGCGCGGGATCAACGTCGCGATCGTCAACCCGGTCTTCATGCTGACGTTCCTGGGCGCGCCGCTGCTGGCGGGGGTGGCGATCTTCCTCGACCCCGGGCCGCGGCCGTGGGTGATCGCGGGGTTCGTGTTCCTGGTGGCGACGCTGGTGATCACCGCGACGCTGAACATCCCGCTCAACAACGCGCTGGAGAACGGCGGCGACGACTACGCGGCCCTGCGCGCGCAGTTCGAGACGTCGTGGGTGCGCTGGAACGTGCTGCGCACCCTGGCGAGCACGGCAGGCTTCGGCTGCCTGGTCGCCGCGCTCCTCACCCGCCGTGGCTGA
- a CDS encoding SRPBCC family protein — protein MTVTHSTFTLERTYAATPARVFDAWADPAAKARWFGGETHALDFRTGGSEVTTGTAPNGTKLEAASTYHDIVPDERIVYSTTLTGGDTLATVSTTTIELLPDAAGTRLVLTEQGTFLDGAEEPAWREQGTGDWLDKLGEELK, from the coding sequence ATGACCGTCACGCACAGCACGTTCACCCTGGAACGCACCTACGCCGCGACACCCGCGCGGGTGTTCGACGCCTGGGCGGACCCTGCCGCGAAGGCCCGCTGGTTCGGCGGGGAAACCCACGCGCTGGACTTCCGGACCGGCGGCAGCGAGGTGACCACGGGCACCGCGCCGAACGGCACCAAGCTCGAAGCGGCCTCGACCTACCACGACATCGTCCCCGACGAGCGGATCGTCTACTCCACCACGCTGACCGGCGGCGACACCCTCGCCACCGTCTCGACGACGACGATCGAGCTGCTCCCCGACGCCGCCGGCACCCGCCTCGTCCTCACCGAGCAGGGCACCTTCCTCGACGGCGCGGAGGAACCCGCCTGGCGCGAGCAGGGCACCGGCGACTGGCTGGACAAGCTGGGCGAGGAGCTGAAGTGA
- a CDS encoding 3,4-dihydroxy-2-butanone-4-phosphate synthase, whose product MKSVLELSPSRRALAEVTDELGRGRPAVVHNGREAVFVLPLAEVSSPAVAFLVRHGSGLLIAALPRSRCDDLGLPRMWGAFEQPSDYCVTVDAADGITTGISATDRATTLSRLADPSAAPADFQRPGHVMTRATHPDGVVGRAGFPEAAADLAELAHCGPAAVYTHIVSPLDPTRLAKPGELDRLRGDCALPAVSLAMLRGFRTRLTSAA is encoded by the coding sequence GTGAAGTCCGTACTGGAACTGTCCCCGAGCCGGCGTGCGCTGGCCGAAGTCACCGACGAGCTGGGCCGGGGCCGGCCCGCGGTCGTCCACAACGGACGCGAGGCCGTGTTCGTGCTGCCACTGGCCGAGGTTTCGTCGCCGGCGGTGGCGTTCTTGGTCCGGCACGGCTCGGGTCTGCTGATCGCGGCCCTGCCGCGGAGCCGCTGCGACGACCTGGGCCTGCCGAGGATGTGGGGCGCGTTCGAGCAGCCGTCGGACTACTGCGTCACGGTCGACGCCGCGGACGGCATCACCACGGGCATCTCGGCGACCGACCGCGCGACGACCCTCTCGCGGCTGGCCGACCCGTCGGCGGCCCCGGCGGACTTCCAGCGGCCGGGACACGTGATGACCCGCGCGACCCACCCGGACGGCGTCGTCGGCCGCGCCGGCTTCCCCGAAGCGGCGGCCGACCTGGCGGAACTGGCCCACTGCGGCCCGGCGGCGGTGTACACGCACATCGTCAGCCCCCTCGACCCGACGCGGCTCGCCAAGCCGGGCGAGCTGGACCGGCTGCGCGGCGACTGCGCGTTGCCGGCGGTGAGCTTGGCGATGCTGCGCGGGTTCCGGACCCGGCTGACGTCAGCCGCGTAG
- a CDS encoding alpha/beta fold hydrolase, with amino-acid sequence MTTHTLAVPGARITYDVTGSGPVLLLIPGGPADATGFAPIRPLLAEDHTVVTFDPRGISRSPLDGEPGDHTLREHADDVHRLLAEIGDGPAEVFANSGGAITMLNHVVRHPGQVRTVVLHEPPVTRYLGPGVLDGPDIPAIYREHGIGAAIGAFAKMSGFDITPPADPTPEELARMKVMEGNFAYFFGHLMAAIGAYDPDLDALRAVTTRLVVGVGEKAVGLPAHEAGLGLAADLGLTAELFPGDHGGFLAEPAAFAVRLREVLEGR; translated from the coding sequence ATGACCACCCACACCCTCGCCGTACCCGGCGCCCGCATCACCTACGACGTCACCGGCAGCGGCCCCGTCCTGCTGCTGATCCCCGGCGGCCCCGCCGACGCCACCGGCTTCGCCCCGATCCGGCCACTGCTGGCCGAGGACCACACCGTCGTCACGTTCGACCCCCGCGGCATCTCCCGCAGCCCCCTCGACGGCGAACCCGGCGACCACACCCTCCGCGAGCACGCCGACGACGTCCACCGGCTGCTCGCCGAGATCGGCGACGGGCCGGCTGAAGTGTTTGCCAACAGCGGCGGCGCCATCACCATGCTCAACCACGTCGTGCGCCACCCCGGCCAGGTCCGCACCGTCGTCCTGCACGAGCCGCCGGTCACGCGGTACCTCGGCCCGGGCGTGCTCGACGGCCCCGACATCCCGGCGATCTACCGCGAGCACGGCATCGGCGCCGCCATCGGCGCGTTCGCGAAGATGAGCGGTTTCGACATCACCCCGCCCGCCGACCCCACGCCCGAAGAGCTGGCCCGGATGAAGGTGATGGAAGGCAACTTCGCCTACTTCTTCGGCCACCTCATGGCCGCCATCGGCGCCTACGACCCGGACCTCGACGCCCTGCGCGCGGTGACCACCCGGCTGGTCGTCGGCGTCGGCGAGAAGGCCGTCGGGCTGCCCGCCCACGAAGCCGGTCTGGGCCTCGCCGCCGACCTCGGCCTGACCGCAGAGCTGTTCCCCGGCGACCACGGCGGGTTCCTCGCCGAGCCCGCCGCCTTCGCCGTGCGCCTGCGTGAAGTCCTGGAAGGACGTTGA
- a CDS encoding NAD(P)H-binding protein: MTTNFLVVGGTGKTGRRVADRLRERDLPVRITSRRGAPPFDWADRATWAPVLEGIDAVYLTYYPDLVVPGAADDIRAFTELAIAEGVRHLVLLSGRGEEEAEACERIVAAADIGWTILRCSWFAQNFSEHFLLDAVRGGEIALPAGMVVEPFLDVRDIADVAVKALTEPGHTSRLYELTGPRLLTFADAAADISAASGRDVRYVPVSAEDYAAAAIGYGVPAEEAEALTELFTRVLDGRNESVTHDVDRVLGRPATDFADFARDAAATGVWAR; this comes from the coding sequence ATGACAACGAACTTCCTTGTGGTGGGCGGCACGGGCAAGACCGGCCGCCGGGTGGCGGACCGGCTGCGGGAGCGCGACCTGCCGGTGCGGATCACGTCCCGGCGGGGCGCGCCGCCGTTCGACTGGGCCGACCGCGCCACCTGGGCACCGGTGCTCGAGGGCATCGACGCCGTCTACCTGACCTACTACCCCGACCTGGTCGTGCCCGGCGCGGCCGACGACATCCGCGCGTTCACCGAGCTGGCCATCGCCGAGGGCGTCCGGCACCTGGTGCTGCTTTCGGGCCGCGGTGAGGAGGAAGCCGAGGCGTGCGAGCGGATCGTCGCCGCGGCCGACATCGGCTGGACCATCCTGCGGTGCAGCTGGTTCGCGCAGAACTTCAGTGAGCACTTCCTGCTCGACGCCGTCCGCGGCGGCGAGATCGCGTTGCCCGCGGGGATGGTGGTCGAGCCGTTTCTCGACGTCCGCGACATCGCCGACGTGGCGGTGAAGGCGCTGACCGAACCCGGCCACACGAGCCGGCTGTACGAGCTGACCGGGCCGCGGCTGCTGACCTTCGCCGACGCGGCCGCGGATATTTCGGCCGCGTCGGGACGGGATGTCCGCTATGTTCCGGTTTCCGCCGAGGACTACGCCGCCGCGGCCATCGGCTACGGCGTGCCAGCCGAAGAAGCCGAGGCACTGACGGAGCTGTTCACCCGGGTGCTGGACGGGCGCAACGAGTCGGTGACGCACGACGTCGACCGGGTGCTGGGCCGCCCGGCGACGGACTTCGCCGACTTCGCGCGGGACGCGGCGGCGACCGGGGTCTGGGCCCGGTGA
- a CDS encoding SAM-dependent methyltransferase, whose protein sequence is MTSTRQDGDTWDLASSVGTTATAAAAARAIATREDSSLFADPFAEPLVRAVGVDLLTRLASGELPPGDLVEHVAIDVAKVRGKFYDDFFLDAANAGITQAVILASGLDSRAYRLPWPAGTVVYELDQPQVVEFKTRALADLGAEPTAERRVAAADLRDDWPAALRDAGFDPTRPTAWSAEGLLGYLPPEAQDSLLDTITELSAPGSRLATESRPNPKPGEEDRTKESLNRVSERWRESGFDPGMAKLRYFGERNEAAPYLAGLGWALTGRTVGDLLAAANLPPLREDGLRLGNVRYISGTLNETPN, encoded by the coding sequence ATGACTTCCACCAGGCAGGACGGCGACACCTGGGACCTGGCGTCCAGCGTCGGCACCACGGCGACCGCCGCCGCGGCGGCCCGGGCGATCGCGACCCGCGAGGACAGCTCGCTCTTCGCCGACCCGTTCGCCGAACCACTCGTCCGGGCGGTCGGCGTCGACCTCCTCACCCGGCTGGCGTCCGGTGAGCTGCCGCCGGGCGACCTGGTCGAGCACGTGGCGATCGACGTGGCCAAGGTCCGCGGCAAGTTCTACGACGACTTCTTCCTCGACGCGGCGAACGCGGGCATCACACAGGCCGTGATCCTGGCTTCGGGGCTGGACTCCCGCGCGTACCGCCTGCCGTGGCCGGCCGGGACGGTGGTGTACGAGCTGGACCAGCCACAGGTCGTCGAGTTCAAGACCCGCGCACTGGCCGACCTGGGCGCCGAGCCCACCGCCGAGAGGCGAGTAGCCGCGGCCGACCTGCGCGACGACTGGCCGGCCGCCCTGCGCGACGCCGGTTTCGACCCGACGCGGCCGACCGCGTGGAGCGCCGAAGGCCTGCTCGGCTACCTGCCACCGGAGGCCCAGGACAGCCTGCTGGACACGATCACCGAACTCAGCGCGCCGGGCAGCCGCTTGGCCACCGAAAGCCGTCCCAACCCGAAGCCGGGTGAAGAGGACCGGACGAAGGAAAGCCTGAACCGCGTCTCCGAGCGCTGGCGCGAGAGCGGTTTCGACCCGGGAATGGCCAAGCTGCGCTACTTCGGCGAACGCAACGAGGCGGCGCCCTACCTGGCGGGCCTAGGTTGGGCGTTGACCGGAAGAACGGTCGGGGACCTGCTGGCCGCCGCCAACCTCCCACCCTTGAGGGAGGACGGCCTGCGGCTGGGGAACGTGCGCTACATCAGCGGCACGTTGAACGAGACGCCGAACTAG
- a CDS encoding YciI family protein, whose amino-acid sequence MQYLLMICGDETAEGHQYDGCDGWGEDLDRRGKIRGGGGLRPPSEATTIRVRDGEVLLTDGPFTEAKEQVGGYVVLDCDDLDEALDIAAGHPAATYGSIEVRPIRPAEEFA is encoded by the coding sequence ATGCAGTATCTGCTCATGATCTGCGGCGACGAAACCGCCGAAGGACACCAGTACGACGGCTGCGACGGCTGGGGTGAAGACCTGGACCGCCGCGGCAAGATCCGCGGTGGCGGCGGCCTGCGCCCGCCGTCGGAAGCCACCACCATCCGCGTCCGCGACGGCGAGGTCCTGCTCACCGACGGCCCGTTCACCGAGGCCAAGGAGCAGGTCGGCGGGTACGTCGTCCTCGACTGCGACGACCTCGACGAAGCCCTCGACATCGCGGCCGGGCACCCGGCGGCGACCTACGGCAGTATCGAGGTCCGCCCGATCCGCCCGGCCGAGGAGTTCGCCTGA
- a CDS encoding nuclear transport factor 2 family protein produces MTPGALIESRVAAVAAKDLDALLACYAEDVTLFDAVGRLRDTGREAERARLREWFGAYRSAIELDIRDLEVVADGDVAFASYLFRVRGTMLDGTAVAMWVRSTAGLRRGDGGWKIVHEHSSVPFDGATGEALTRLRPGSGTAAG; encoded by the coding sequence GTGACCCCTGGGGCGCTGATCGAGTCCCGCGTCGCGGCCGTAGCGGCGAAGGACCTCGACGCACTCCTGGCCTGCTACGCCGAGGACGTCACGTTGTTCGACGCGGTCGGTCGGTTGCGCGACACGGGCCGTGAAGCGGAACGGGCCCGGCTGCGGGAGTGGTTCGGCGCCTACCGATCCGCGATCGAGCTGGACATCCGCGACCTGGAGGTCGTCGCCGACGGCGATGTCGCCTTCGCGTCCTACCTGTTCCGCGTGCGCGGCACCATGCTCGACGGAACCGCCGTGGCGATGTGGGTGCGCTCGACTGCCGGGCTCCGCCGCGGCGACGGCGGCTGGAAGATCGTCCACGAGCACAGCTCGGTCCCGTTCGACGGTGCCACCGGCGAAGCGCTCACCCGGCTGCGGCCCGGGTCCGGTACAGCTGCGGGCTGA
- a CDS encoding AraC family transcriptional regulator, which produces MDPLAALLDGPRAHGAFLLRSVLTPPWSLRIEDRAPLTVVSVVRGEAWIVPDGGEAVQLREGDVAIARGPDPYVVADHPGTPPQAIILPGQECRTPDGGHLTDYADLGVRTWGHGTNGPVVLLTGTYGMEGELSKRLLAALPVLIVLRATDWPTPLVGLLAGEIGRDVPGQEAVLDRLLDLLLIAALRAWFDRPDTSAPAWYRAHDDPIVGQALRLLQHQPAEPWTVAKLAADTGVSRAALARRFATTVGETPMAYLTGWRLALAADFLRQQREATIGAVAHQVGYGSAFALSTAFKREFGVSPQLYRTRAAAG; this is translated from the coding sequence ATGGATCCGCTCGCCGCTCTGCTCGACGGCCCCCGCGCGCACGGCGCGTTCCTGCTGCGGTCGGTACTGACCCCGCCGTGGTCGCTGCGCATCGAAGACCGGGCCCCGCTGACGGTCGTCTCGGTGGTGCGCGGCGAAGCGTGGATCGTGCCCGACGGCGGCGAAGCCGTCCAGCTGCGCGAAGGGGACGTCGCGATCGCACGCGGCCCGGACCCGTACGTCGTCGCCGACCACCCCGGGACACCGCCGCAGGCGATCATCCTGCCCGGGCAGGAATGCCGCACGCCCGACGGCGGGCACCTCACCGACTACGCCGACCTCGGCGTCCGGACCTGGGGCCACGGCACTAACGGCCCGGTCGTGCTGCTGACCGGCACCTACGGCATGGAAGGGGAGCTCAGCAAACGGCTCCTCGCGGCGCTGCCCGTGCTGATCGTCCTGCGCGCCACCGACTGGCCGACGCCGCTGGTCGGGCTGCTCGCCGGGGAGATCGGCCGGGACGTCCCCGGCCAGGAAGCCGTCCTCGACCGGCTGCTGGACCTGCTGCTCATCGCGGCGCTGCGGGCCTGGTTCGACCGGCCCGACACCAGCGCGCCCGCCTGGTACCGCGCGCACGACGACCCGATCGTCGGGCAGGCGCTGCGGCTGCTGCAGCACCAGCCGGCCGAGCCGTGGACGGTCGCGAAGCTCGCCGCCGACACCGGCGTCTCCCGGGCCGCGCTGGCCCGCCGGTTCGCCACGACCGTCGGCGAGACCCCGATGGCCTACCTGACCGGCTGGCGGCTCGCGCTGGCCGCGGATTTCCTGCGCCAGCAACGGGAAGCGACGATCGGCGCGGTCGCCCACCAGGTCGGCTACGGCAGCGCGTTCGCCCTCAGCACGGCGTTCAAACGCGAGTTCGGCGTCAGCCCGCAGCTGTACCGGACCCGGGCCGCAGCCGGGTGA
- a CDS encoding pyridoxamine 5'-phosphate oxidase family protein — MHQTEITEILNRPYSQELLARDLTRLAYVAMDGTPRTIPIGFTWTGSQIVLCTPKNAPKLHALRANPAVALTIDTEVHPPKILLIRGQAALDVVDGIPEEYLQMNGTYEMTPEQRVEWEAEVRDLYDGMVRIVVTPTWAKLIDFEQTLPSAVEELMHERAARQSA; from the coding sequence GTGCACCAGACCGAGATCACCGAGATCCTGAACCGCCCGTACAGCCAGGAGCTGCTGGCCCGCGACCTGACCCGGCTGGCCTACGTCGCCATGGACGGCACCCCGCGCACCATCCCGATCGGGTTCACCTGGACCGGCTCGCAGATCGTCCTCTGCACCCCGAAGAACGCCCCCAAGCTGCACGCTCTGCGCGCCAACCCGGCGGTCGCCCTGACGATCGACACCGAGGTGCACCCGCCCAAGATCCTGCTCATTCGCGGCCAGGCCGCACTGGACGTCGTCGACGGCATCCCGGAGGAGTACCTGCAGATGAACGGCACCTACGAGATGACGCCCGAGCAGCGCGTCGAGTGGGAGGCGGAGGTGCGTGACCTCTACGACGGTATGGTCCGGATCGTCGTGACCCCGACCTGGGCGAAGCTCATCGACTTCGAGCAGACCCTGCCCAGCGCCGTCGAGGAGCTGATGCACGAACGTGCCGCGCGGCAGAGCGCCTGA
- a CDS encoding helix-turn-helix transcriptional regulator gives MLNHDEALDLVFRALGDRTRRALVERLVRGPASVSELAAPLPMSLAAVVQHLQVLETAGIVRSEKVGRVRTCRIVPEVLRGGEHWLGRQRTAWESKLDRLGDFLEPGNSEGRTS, from the coding sequence ATGCTTAACCATGACGAGGCGCTGGACCTCGTGTTCCGCGCGCTGGGGGACCGGACGCGGCGGGCTCTGGTGGAGCGGCTCGTGCGCGGTCCGGCGTCGGTCAGTGAGCTGGCCGCGCCGCTGCCGATGTCGCTCGCCGCCGTCGTGCAGCACCTGCAGGTGCTCGAAACGGCCGGGATCGTGCGCTCGGAGAAGGTCGGCCGGGTGCGCACCTGCCGGATCGTGCCGGAGGTGCTGCGCGGCGGCGAGCACTGGCTCGGGCGCCAGCGCACCGCGTGGGAGAGCAAGCTCGACCGGCTCGGGGACTTCCTCGAGCCGGGCAATTCGGAAGGACGCACCTCATGA